The proteins below are encoded in one region of Anaerolineales bacterium:
- a CDS encoding biotin/lipoyl-binding protein: MPTSSKKRFLPLVMIVLLILAALIYLWSVSGDHAGPLTASGTVEGTEVRIGSESGGRVVEVLVTEGQVVQAGEVLFRLDDELLRLQRDLVAASGQAA, translated from the coding sequence ATGCCAACGTCTTCAAAGAAGCGCTTTCTCCCGCTGGTGATGATCGTGCTGCTGATCCTGGCGGCGCTGATCTATTTGTGGTCGGTATCGGGCGACCACGCCGGCCCGCTGACAGCCTCTGGCACTGTCGAAGGAACGGAGGTTCGCATCGGCTCCGAGAGCGGCGGGCGAGTGGTCGAGGTGCTGGTGACGGAGGGGCAGGTGGTGCAGGCCGGCGAGGTGCTCTTCCGATTGGATGACGAACTCCTGCGCCTCCAGCGCGACCTGGTCGCCGCCTCCGGCCAGGCGGCC